A genomic stretch from Bacteroidota bacterium includes:
- the ilvB gene encoding biosynthetic-type acetolactate synthase large subunit: MDTITMEQEKDTAEKKTKGKQMVSGSDALILSLLEEKVDTIFGYPGGQIMPIYDALYNYQDKIRHILVRHEQGAAHAAQAYAQTSGKTGVCFATSGPGATNLITGIANAYGDSIPVVFITGQVPSSLLGSDAFQETDVVGLSMPVTKWNYQVTRASEIPQALAKAFIVANTGRKGPVLIDITKNAQNEEFLFEYERFPKIRSYNPFPQLDMEKVKEAAGLINNSRKPMMFVGHGALLSNAEKEVIQLSEKAGIPAACTLLGLTAFPADHPNYVGMLGMHGNFGPNVKTNESDLIIAVGMRFDDRVTGDLKRYASKAKVVHIEIDAAELDKNVKTTVAIHSDARSAVNALLPYIEFNQHQEWFEEFRACDKKEFDEVIKRECYPSSGKIMMGEIVRKLAEKTNGQAIVTTDVGQQQMIAARYYKHVCPNNFITSGGLGTMGFGLPAAIGAKIGAPGKEVVMIAGDGGFQMTMQEMGTIIQAGIAIKMMVFNNNFLGMVRQWQDMFFEKRYSETHMSTPEFVSIANAYGIRGEKVTEREQLDGALSRMLDCKESYILEIMVENEANIFPMVEPGASVADIRLK, from the coding sequence ATGGATACAATAACTATGGAACAGGAAAAAGACACAGCAGAGAAGAAAACGAAGGGGAAACAGATGGTTAGTGGTTCAGATGCCTTAATTCTTTCACTGCTGGAAGAAAAAGTTGATACGATTTTTGGTTATCCGGGTGGACAGATTATGCCCATTTATGATGCCTTATACAATTATCAGGATAAGATCAGACATATATTGGTGCGTCACGAACAAGGTGCCGCACATGCTGCCCAGGCTTATGCCCAGACTTCGGGCAAGACAGGCGTTTGCTTTGCAACCTCCGGTCCTGGTGCCACTAATTTAATTACCGGTATTGCCAATGCTTATGGCGATTCAATCCCGGTAGTTTTTATTACCGGTCAGGTTCCTTCCAGCCTTTTAGGTAGTGATGCTTTCCAGGAGACCGATGTGGTCGGTTTATCCATGCCGGTTACAAAATGGAACTATCAGGTAACCCGGGCTTCTGAAATTCCGCAAGCACTTGCCAAGGCTTTTATTGTGGCCAACACAGGGCGTAAAGGTCCGGTTCTGATTGATATTACAAAAAATGCACAAAACGAAGAGTTCCTTTTTGAATATGAACGCTTTCCTAAGATACGGAGTTACAATCCTTTTCCTCAACTGGATATGGAAAAGGTCAAGGAAGCTGCCGGGTTGATTAACAATTCTCGGAAACCTATGATGTTTGTCGGACATGGCGCACTTCTTTCAAATGCAGAGAAGGAAGTTATTCAATTGTCCGAAAAGGCGGGAATTCCTGCTGCATGCACCTTGCTGGGGCTGACAGCTTTTCCTGCTGATCATCCCAATTATGTAGGTATGCTGGGCATGCATGGCAATTTTGGCCCAAACGTGAAGACCAATGAAAGCGATCTTATTATTGCTGTCGGGATGCGTTTTGACGACAGGGTAACGGGCGATTTGAAACGTTATGCTTCCAAGGCCAAGGTTGTTCATATTGAGATTGATGCAGCCGAGTTGGATAAAAATGTAAAAACCACCGTTGCCATACATTCTGATGCACGCAGTGCGGTCAATGCCTTACTCCCTTATATTGAATTCAATCAACATCAGGAATGGTTTGAAGAATTTAGGGCTTGCGACAAGAAGGAATTTGATGAGGTTATAAAAAGGGAATGTTATCCTTCTTCCGGTAAAATTATGATGGGTGAGATAGTCCGGAAACTTGCCGAAAAGACCAACGGACAGGCGATTGTTACTACTGATGTGGGGCAGCAACAAATGATTGCTGCCAGGTATTATAAACATGTATGCCCAAATAACTTTATTACTTCCGGTGGTTTGGGGACGATGGGATTTGGACTTCCTGCTGCAATCGGTGCAAAGATAGGAGCTCCCGGAAAAGAAGTAGTCATGATTGCCGGTGACGGCGGATTTCAGATGACCATGCAGGAAATGGGCACCATCATTCAGGCAGGCATTGCCATCAAGATGATGGTCTTTAACAATAATTTCCTGGGTATGGTTCGCCAGTGGCAGGATATGTTTTTTGAAAAACGTTATTCTGAAACTCACATGTCTACTCCCGAATTTGTATCTATTGCAAATGCATACGGCATAAGGGGCGAGAAGGTGACCGAACGTGAACAACTTGATGGCGCCCTTTCCAGAATGCTCGACTGCAAAGAATCCTACATACTGGAAATAATGGTTGAAAATGAGGCCAATATTTTCCCTATGGTCGAACCTGGCGCTTCTGTTGCCGATATCAGACTTAAATAA
- the ilvD gene encoding dihydroxy-acid dehydratase has protein sequence MQNKLRSSITTEGRLMAGARSLWRAVGMKEEQMGKPVIAIVNSFTQFVPGHVHLHEIGQIIKQVIEKQGCFAAEFNTIAIDDGIAMGHDGMLYSLPSRDIIADSVEYMVNAHKADAMICISNCDKITPGMLMASMRLNIPTVFVSGGPMEAGILGDKALDLIDAMVMGGDNSVSEEELAKVEQAACPSCGCCSGMFTANSMNCLSEAMGLSLPGNGTILATHSNRRKLFEKAAEQIVKLAKQYYEAGDDSILPRSIATKKAFNNAMSLDIAMGGSTNTVLHLLAVAQEAGVDFTIKDIDILSRRIPVICKVAPSCNYHVQDVNRAGGVMAIMGELDRAGLIDTSVKRVDGNTLKQALDKYDIMRATAIEEAFDMAKSAPGNGSRNLVLGSQSNYYKELDTDRKTGCIRDTAHCYSSDGGLAVLFGNIAQDGCIVKTAGVDASVLQFKGKAKVFNSQEDACDGILNDKVQAGDVVVINYEGPKGGPGMQEMLYPTSYIKSKKLGAKCALITDGRFSGGTSGLSIGHISPEAAAGGNVALLKDGDEIEIDIPNRSIKVLLTDQELADRRKQEQIKGDQAFTPAGRERNISKALQAYAKMVSSADKGGVRII, from the coding sequence ATGCAGAACAAGCTGAGAAGTTCAATAACTACTGAAGGCCGGTTGATGGCCGGAGCAAGAAGTCTCTGGCGTGCCGTTGGAATGAAGGAAGAGCAAATGGGCAAACCGGTGATCGCCATTGTCAATTCTTTTACCCAATTTGTCCCTGGTCATGTTCATCTCCATGAGATCGGACAGATTATTAAGCAAGTTATTGAAAAACAAGGTTGTTTTGCTGCTGAATTTAACACAATTGCTATTGATGACGGCATCGCCATGGGACATGACGGAATGTTATACTCCCTGCCTTCACGGGATATCATTGCCGATAGCGTTGAATATATGGTAAATGCGCATAAGGCAGATGCCATGATTTGCATCAGCAATTGCGATAAAATAACTCCAGGCATGCTGATGGCTTCCATGAGGCTTAATATTCCAACAGTATTTGTCTCCGGAGGTCCGATGGAAGCTGGTATTCTTGGTGACAAAGCACTTGACCTGATTGATGCCATGGTAATGGGCGGCGACAATTCCGTTTCAGAAGAAGAGCTTGCAAAAGTAGAGCAGGCTGCCTGTCCTTCCTGTGGTTGCTGCTCGGGGATGTTTACGGCCAATTCCATGAACTGCCTGAGTGAAGCTATGGGCTTGTCTTTACCCGGTAACGGTACCATTCTGGCCACTCACAGCAACCGTCGAAAACTTTTCGAAAAGGCTGCAGAGCAAATAGTTAAACTGGCCAAACAATATTATGAAGCTGGCGATGATTCCATTTTGCCCAGGTCGATTGCAACGAAAAAGGCCTTTAACAATGCCATGTCTTTGGATATTGCCATGGGCGGTTCAACCAATACCGTTCTTCACCTGTTGGCCGTAGCCCAGGAAGCAGGTGTGGATTTTACCATCAAAGATATTGATATTCTTTCAAGGCGCATCCCGGTAATTTGCAAAGTGGCTCCGAGCTGCAATTATCATGTTCAGGATGTAAACCGCGCCGGAGGTGTTATGGCCATCATGGGCGAACTCGACCGGGCAGGCTTGATCGATACTTCTGTTAAACGTGTTGACGGAAATACCCTGAAACAGGCTTTGGATAAATATGACATCATGCGTGCCACAGCAATCGAGGAAGCTTTTGATATGGCTAAAAGTGCCCCGGGCAACGGAAGCAGAAACCTGGTTCTGGGATCTCAAAGTAATTATTATAAGGAACTGGATACCGACCGTAAGACCGGATGTATCCGCGACACAGCCCATTGCTACAGTTCTGATGGTGGATTGGCTGTCCTGTTTGGAAATATTGCACAGGATGGCTGTATTGTAAAAACTGCAGGAGTCGATGCTTCAGTCCTTCAATTTAAAGGTAAGGCAAAGGTTTTCAATTCACAGGAAGATGCCTGCGACGGGATTTTAAATGATAAAGTTCAGGCTGGCGATGTGGTTGTCATCAATTATGAAGGGCCTAAAGGCGGACCGGGTATGCAGGAAATGCTTTATCCTACTTCATATATTAAATCCAAGAAATTAGGTGCCAAATGTGCTCTGATCACCGATGGCCGTTTCTCAGGCGGTACATCAGGGCTTTCAATCGGGCATATTTCTCCCGAAGCAGCTGCCGGTGGTAATGTGGCACTTTTAAAAGACGGCGATGAAATCGAAATTGATATTCCCAACCGCAGCATTAAAGTTTTGTTAACAGACCAGGAATTGGCCGACCGGCGCAAGCAGGAACAGATAAAAGGAGACCAAGCTTTTACTCCGGCCGGGCGCGAACGGAATATTTCTAAAGCCTTACAGGCTTATGCCAAAATGGTCAGTTCGGCGGATAAAGGCGGAGTCAGAATTATTTAA
- a CDS encoding glutamate synthase subunit alpha produces the protein MQKTIAGSQGMYSPENEHDSCGVGFVAHIKGQKSHDIIKRGLEVLANMVHRGAEGADNKTGDGAGILMQIPHEFILKQGIPVPDLGHYGTGMIFFPRDPKEAEYCEKILLKQLENEGLHLITFRDVPVDNSILGEISLSAEPVIRQIFVKSDFDQEIFERKLYIARKQTENEIRNSDLKGKKNFYVCSLSTRVLVYKGMLTSLQIAPYYKDLNDDAMTSAIALVHSRFSTNTFPSWDLAQPFRFLGHNGEINTIKGNRFWMQARESILKSELFGEKLRKLYPIIEPDKSDSASLDNVLEVLVLSGIPLPHALSMLV, from the coding sequence ATGCAGAAAACTATTGCTGGGAGTCAGGGCATGTACAGCCCTGAGAATGAACACGACAGCTGTGGTGTCGGCTTTGTTGCCCATATCAAAGGGCAGAAATCGCATGACATCATTAAAAGAGGATTAGAGGTACTGGCTAATATGGTTCACCGTGGCGCTGAAGGCGCTGATAATAAAACAGGTGACGGTGCCGGCATTTTAATGCAGATTCCTCATGAATTTATTTTAAAACAAGGTATTCCCGTTCCTGATTTGGGACATTACGGAACAGGAATGATATTTTTCCCCCGCGATCCCAAAGAAGCGGAGTATTGTGAAAAAATATTACTTAAACAATTAGAAAATGAAGGACTTCATCTGATCACCTTCAGAGATGTCCCTGTTGATAATTCCATTCTTGGAGAAATATCCCTTTCTGCCGAACCTGTTATTCGGCAAATTTTTGTAAAATCTGATTTCGATCAGGAGATATTTGAACGTAAACTTTACATCGCCAGAAAACAAACGGAGAACGAAATCAGAAATTCTGATTTAAAAGGGAAAAAGAACTTTTATGTCTGCAGTTTGTCAACAAGGGTGCTTGTATACAAAGGTATGCTTACCTCCTTGCAGATTGCACCATATTATAAAGATCTGAACGATGATGCTATGACCAGTGCCATTGCCCTGGTACATTCGCGTTTCAGCACCAACACTTTCCCTTCATGGGATCTTGCCCAACCTTTTCGTTTCCTGGGTCACAACGGTGAAATCAACACCATTAAAGGAAACCGTTTCTGGATGCAGGCAAGGGAATCTATTTTGAAATCTGAATTGTTCGGTGAAAAACTCAGGAAACTTTATCCTATCATCGAACCTGATAAAAGTGATTCGGCTTCGCTTGACAATGTTCTGGAAGTCCTGGTATTGTCCGGAATCCCTCTGCCACATGCCTTATCCATGCTGGTT
- the ilvN gene encoding acetolactate synthase small subunit codes for MEREFTIMAYSENKVGLLSRITIIFTRRHINIESLTVSESEVKGVHRFTIVVRTTEENVIKMVRQIEKLVDVLMASYYHEDEIIFQEIALYKVPTRALAHGSGVEQLIRDNNARILTVEPDYVVIEKTGHSDETLELYKKLEPFGILQFNRSGRIAVTKQIKELSHYLKELDQLSSFSIV; via the coding sequence ATGGAAAGAGAATTCACTATAATGGCTTACAGTGAGAATAAAGTGGGCTTACTTAGCCGGATAACAATCATTTTTACACGCCGCCATATCAATATCGAAAGCCTTACTGTTTCTGAATCAGAAGTAAAAGGTGTGCACCGTTTTACAATAGTAGTCAGGACCACTGAAGAGAATGTGATCAAAATGGTCAGGCAGATCGAGAAGCTGGTTGATGTCCTGATGGCTTCCTACTATCATGAGGATGAAATCATATTTCAGGAGATAGCCTTGTACAAGGTGCCGACCAGGGCATTGGCTCATGGAAGTGGCGTGGAGCAACTTATCCGGGATAATAATGCCCGCATATTAACGGTTGAACCCGATTATGTAGTCATAGAAAAAACCGGACACTCCGACGAAACCCTTGAATTATATAAAAAACTTGAACCATTCGGCATACTCCAGTTCAACCGTTCCGGACGTATCGCTGTAACCAAACAAATTAAAGAACTTTCGCATTATCTTAAAGAACTTGACCAACTTAGTTCTTTTTCAATAGTTTAA
- the ilvC gene encoding ketol-acid reductoisomerase, whose protein sequence is MAKINFGGVIEEVVTRDEFPLAKAKEILKNETIAVLGYGVQGPSQSLNLKDQGFNVIVGQEHDNKPWNVKSWEKAKADGWQEGKNLFSVDEACKKATIICFLLSDAGQISLWPTVKKDLTAGKTLYFSHGFGITYNDQTGIIPPKDVDVIMVAPKGSGTSARRLFLQGKGINSSFAIYQDATGKAREKVLAMGIGIGSGYLFETDFKKEVYSDLTGERGTLMGCLAGVLEAQYNLLRKKGHSPSEAFNESVEELTQSLIVLVGENGMDWMFSNCSTTAQRGALDWKDRFRDAVAPVFDQLYESVATGNEARITIEANSKPDYQEKLQAELDAIKNSEMWRTGAEVRKLRP, encoded by the coding sequence ATGGCAAAAATCAATTTTGGCGGAGTCATCGAAGAAGTTGTTACCCGAGATGAATTCCCATTAGCAAAAGCAAAAGAAATCCTGAAGAATGAAACTATAGCCGTGTTAGGTTATGGTGTGCAAGGCCCTTCACAGTCATTAAATCTTAAAGATCAGGGTTTTAATGTTATCGTTGGCCAGGAACATGACAACAAACCCTGGAATGTCAAATCCTGGGAAAAAGCCAAGGCCGATGGCTGGCAGGAAGGTAAAAACCTCTTTTCAGTTGACGAAGCTTGCAAGAAAGCTACTATTATTTGTTTCCTTCTTTCTGATGCAGGACAGATTTCACTTTGGCCTACTGTTAAGAAGGATCTTACTGCCGGGAAAACTTTATATTTCTCTCATGGTTTTGGTATCACCTATAATGATCAGACCGGAATTATTCCTCCCAAAGATGTTGACGTGATCATGGTTGCACCTAAGGGTTCAGGTACCAGTGCAAGAAGACTTTTCCTGCAGGGTAAAGGGATTAATTCGAGTTTTGCAATCTATCAGGATGCTACGGGTAAGGCCAGGGAAAAGGTTTTGGCAATGGGTATCGGCATAGGTTCCGGATATCTGTTTGAAACTGATTTCAAGAAAGAAGTTTACAGTGATTTGACCGGTGAAAGAGGTACATTAATGGGCTGTTTGGCCGGTGTTCTCGAAGCTCAGTATAATCTGCTCCGTAAAAAGGGCCATTCACCCAGTGAAGCATTCAATGAATCAGTTGAAGAGCTCACTCAGAGCCTGATTGTTTTAGTTGGTGAAAATGGCATGGACTGGATGTTCTCCAATTGTTCCACTACAGCTCAAAGGGGCGCTCTTGACTGGAAAGACAGATTCAGAGATGCAGTTGCTCCTGTATTTGACCAGCTTTATGAAAGTGTTGCCACCGGAAATGAAGCCAGGATTACTATTGAAGCCAATAGTAAACCCGACTACCAGGAAAAACTCCAGGCCGAACTGGACGCAATCAAAAATTCAGAAATGTGGAGAACCGGGGCTGAAGTAAGAAAACTGCGTCCTTAA